The genomic DNA CGGCGCCACGCTGCTCCATGGCGGCAGGGTTTGCGTGCCGGGCATCACCAGCGCGCCCAGGTAGAAGGCCAGGGCATACAGCGGCACGGTGGTGAACGGGTTGGTATAGAAGGTGGCCACGCCGCCCGCCACCACGTTGCCGCGCAGCCACGCGCACACCAGCAGGGTGCCGGGGATCTGCAGCGGGCCGGGAATGAGCCCGCAGAACATGCCGGCCGCCACACCGCGCGCCAGCGGCTGGCGCTGAAAGCGGAACAGCTCGCGCCGCTCCAGCCAGGGCCGCAAGCGGGCGAGCCAGCCCCGGTCCAGGTGCACGCGGGCCCGGGGTTCCAGGCCGCGCAACCAGCGGCGCAGGGTGCACAGCATCTGCATCACCACCCTGATCAGCTCCACGCCAGGGCCGCGGCCGTGCCGGCGCCCCACAGGGCGGCAAGGCCCGCCAGCAGGCGCACGTCCCGCCGCTCATTGCCGGCGCGGTACGCCGTCACCGTCGCCCCCACCAGGCCCACCAGCACACAGAGCATGATGGCATCGAGCAATTGCATGGTCTCCTACTCCCTTCAGTCCTTGGATGGCGATGCCAGGGGCTTGTGGGCGCCCGGGGCCGAGTTGCGCAGCGACAGGAAGATCGAACCCGCGATCAGCGATGCCGTGACCAGCAGCGCGTAGCCGATCGGAATCTTCACGAGGTCGATGAGCAGCATCTTGCCGCCGATGAACACCAGCACCAGGGCCAGGCCATAGGCCAGCAGGTGGAAGCGGTCGGCCAGGTCCGCCAGCAGGAAGTACAGCGCACGCAGGCCCAGGATGGCGAAGATGTTGGCCGTGAGCACGATGAACGGGTCGCTGGTGATGGCGAAGATGGCCGGGATGCTGTCCACCGCGAAGATGATGTCGGTGGTGCCGATGAGCACCAGCACCACGAACAGCGGGGTGTAGTGCTTGACGCCCTGGACCAGCGTGGAGAGCTTTTCGCCGTCGAACTGGTCGGTGATGCGGATGCGCTTCTTCAGCAACCTGAGCACGGGGTTGGTCGCGATGTCGGGCTCCTGCCCGGCCGCGAACCACATCTTGGCACCCGTGACCACGAGGAACGCGCCGAACACGTACAGCAGCCAGTGGAAGGTGGCCAGCAGCCAGGCGCCTGCCAGGATGAGCAGCGTGCGCAGCACGATCGCGCCGATGATGCCGATGATGAGCGCGCGCTTCTGGTACTGCGGCGGCACGGCGAAATAGCTGAACAGCATCAGGAACACAAAGATGTTGTCCACCGAAAGGCTTTTTTCCACCAGGTAGCCGGTGATGAACTGCATCGACACCGTGTTGGCCACCTCGCGGCCCTGGCTGCCGTCCAGGTACCACCAGAGGATGCCCACGAACACGAAGGCCAGCGAGAACCACAGCAGGCTCCAGCGCACGGCCTCCTTCATCGTGACCTTGTGCGCGCCCTGGCGCTCCATCACCAGCAGGTCGATGCCGATGGCCACCACCACGAAGACGGCAAAGCCCGCCCACATCCACCAGGTTCCGATCGTTTCCATGAAGTCTTGCTCCTTCGCGCGACGGCGTCAGCGCCGCGAACGCGGCAGGGGTGGCAGGCCCGGGGTCGGGGCGGACAGGGGAAGGGGTGCGGCTTGGCGCATGGGTTCTCTCCGGTGCAATGGGTTGGCATTCAGGACAAGCCCGCACTGTAGGGATGCTTTTGCATCTTAAAAACCTGCCTTCACAATACTATTTGTTCGGTTTTTACGAACCAACCAGTTCCTGCACCGATACCCCTTCAACCCATTGGGATACGCAAGACCATGAGCCAGAGCTTCAACTACCGCCACCTGTACTACTTCTGGGTGGTCGCCAAGGAGGGCGGCATCGCGCGCGCCGCCGAGCGGCTGGACATGGCCGTGCAGACCATCAGCGCGCAGGTGCGCTCCCTTGAGCAGGCCCTGGGCACCAGCCTGCTGCGCACCGAGGGGCGCAGCCTGGTGCTCACCGAGGCCGGCGTGGCCGCGCTGCACGAGGCCGACCACATCTTTGCCCTGGGCGAGCAGCTGACCCACCGCGTGCGCGAGGCCGCCAGCGGCCAGACGCTGCGGCTGAACCTGGGTATCTCGGACGGCATCGCCAAGCTGGCCATGCACCGGCTGCTCACGCCCGTGCTCGACGAGCCCCACCTGCGCCTGCTGTGCCACGAGGGGGAGTTCCAGCCGCTGCTCGGCGAGCTCGCGCTGCACAAGCTCGACGCGGTGCTGGCCGACCGCGCCGCGCCGCCCAACCCGGCCCTCAAGACCACCAGCCAGCTGCTGGGCACGAGCGCCGTGGCCTGGTATGCCCCACCCGTGTGGGCCGAAGCGGCGGCGCGGCAGTTTCCGCAGAGCCTGGCGGTGGTGCCCGTGCTGCTGCCTACCGACCATGCCGCCATGCGCGCGCGCCTGGACCATTGGTTGGAGCGCGAACGCATTCGCCCGCGCATTGCCGGTGAATTCGAGGACAGTGCCCTGCTGAGCACCTTTGCCGCCACGGGCATGGGGGTGATGCCGGCCCCCGTGACCGTGGGCGCGCATCTGCTCAAGACCCATGGTCTGGTGCAGGTGGGCACGACGCCCGACGTGCAGGAGCAGTTCCACCTGATCTACAACGCGCGCAAGGTCATGCACCCGCTGCTCACGCGCTTGCTGGAAGCCTCCGAGGGAGGTGCGCTGCTCAACTCCTGAGCAGCGCGTGCTGCCTGTGCGGCCTATTTGGTGAACCGGCCGTCGCGGCCCATCATGAGCAGATCCACGAACTTGCCCGAACTGTGCTGCGTGGCCGACAGCTCCACGGGGTAGCCGCCCAGGTTCACGCTCTTCATCGACTCCATGGCCTGCACCAGCCCTGCGCGCGTGGGCTTGGCGCCCGCGCGCTGCAGCGCCTCGACCAGGAAGCGGGCGGAGATGAATCCCTCCATCTGGCTGAAGGTGTACTCGGTGATGCCCTTGGCCTTGGCCAGGGTCTGGAACTCGCGAGAGATCGGCATGCTCTGGTTCCACGGCGAGGGCACGACCTGCGACACCACCACGCCCCGCGCGCGCTCGCCCAGCGCCTTGACCAGCTGGGCGTTGCTGATCACCGAGAGCATGTAGAAGGTGGAGCGGTGCCCGGCCGCCAGGTAGGCATCGACGAAATCCACGCTGGGCTTGCCCGCGCTGATGACGATGATGGCCTGGGGCGTGGTCTTGGCCACCGAGGCCACGGCGTCCGCCATCTTCGAGCCATCCACCTCCAGCGGGGCCTGGGCCACGAGTTCCACCTTGTGGTTCTTGACCGACTTCTCGACCGAGGCCAGCCCGCCCGTGCCGAAGGGGTTGTTGAGGTAGACCGCCGCGATGCGCGCGATGCCCACCGAGGCCAGTTGCTTCACGGTGGCATCGAGCTCGGTCGCATAGCCTGCCTTGATGTTGAACACGTAGCGGCTGCTGGCCTGGCGCAGGCCGTCGGAGCCCGTGAACGGCGCGATGAAGGGCACGCCGCGCTCCTCGGCGATCGGCAGGGCGGCCAGCGCGGGCGGGGTGCCCGCGTACTGGAACAGCGCGAGCACCTTGTCCTCGTCGATCAGCTTCTTCGTGTTCTCGGCCGCCTTCTTGGGGTCGTAGGCATCGTCGAGGGCGACCACGCGGATCTTGCGGCCGCGCACGCCGCCCGAGGCATTCACATGGTCGAAATACAGGGCCGCGCCCTGGCGCACCTCGCTGGTCAGCGCCGCGAGCGGGCCGCTCAGCTGGCAGGACTGGCCGATCACGATCTCGCTGTCGGTCACGCCCGCGCTGTCCTGGGCCCAGGCCGTGCCCGCCAGGCCAGCGGCCAATGCCCCACCCGAACGCAAAAACTCCCTGCGCGCCAACCCCGGCCGAACGCCTGTCTTCATGCTTTGTCTCCTGTCGTATCTATGGATCTTCCAACGCAAAAACCCTTCCGCAGCCCCAGGGCCTGCGAAAGGGTGAAAACGGGACGGTCGCTGCGTTACACGGCGGTCCTCTGCAGGCTCAGTGGGTCGCGGCCTCGGCCTGGGCGTGCGCCGACCCGCCCATGCCCAGGTAGGTGTCGATGATGCGGCGGTCGTTGAGCAAGTCCTGCGCGGCGCCCGTCAGCGCCACCGCGCCCATCTCCAGCACATAGGCCCGGTCGGCCACGCGCAGCGCGGCGCGCGCGTTCTGCTCCACCAGCAGCACCGACACGCCATGCGCTCGGAGAGAGGACACCACCTGCAGCACCTCGCGCACGATCAGCGGGGCCAGGCCGAGCGAGGGCTCGTCGAGCATCAACAGGCGCGGGCGGGCCATCAGCGCGCGGCCGATGGCCAGCATCTGCCGCTCGCCGCCCGAGAGCGTGGACGCCAGTTGCGGGCGGCGCTCGCGCAGGCGCGGGAAGATGCCGAACACCTCTTCCATGCGTTGCGCCTGGTCACGCTGGCCCTTGCGCCAGCGCGAAAAGCCGCCCAGCAGCAGGTTGTCCTCCACCGACATCTCGCCGAAGAGTTCGCGCTTTTCGGGCACCAGGGCCACGCCGCGCGCCACCATGGCCTCCACGCTGGGGCGGGCGATGCGCTCGCCGGCCAGGGTGATGGAGCCGGTGGCCGGCAACAGCCCCATGGCTGCGCACAGCAAGGTGGTCTTGCCGGCGCCGTTGGGGCCGATGACGGTGACGATCTCGCCCTCGTTCACATCGAGCCGGACCTGGTGGACGGCTTCCACCTGGCCGTACGACACGGAGAGGTCCTGCAGTTGCAGCAAGGCGGTCATGCGGTGGCTCCTTCAGTGGCAGCGGCGGGCAGGTCGTCGTCGGCACCGCCCAGGTAGGCATCGAGCACGCGCTGGTTGCTCTGCACCTGGGCAGGCGTGCCCTCGGCGATCACCGTGCCGAACTCCAGCACGGTGATGCGGTCGGCCAGGTTCATCACGAACTCCATGTCGTGCTCCACCACCAGGATGCCCAGGCCCTCGGCGCGCAGTTGGCGCAGCAGGTCGGCCAGGGCCTTCTTTTCCAGATGCCGCAGGCCGGCTGCGGGCTCGTCGAGCAGCAGGATGGCCGGCTGGCCGGCCAGGGCGCGCGCGATCTCGACGATGCGCTGCTGCCCCAGGGCCAGCGAGGCGGCGGGCGCATCGGCATGGGCACCCAGGCCGCAGCGCTCGATCTGGCGGCGCGCCTCGGCCAGCAGGGCGGCTTCCTCGGCGCGGTCCAGGCGCAGCATGGAGGCGATCCAGCCGCGGTGCGCACGCTGGTGCGCGCCCAGGGCGACGTTCTCGACCACGCTGCGCTGGCCCAGCAGGCGCACGTGCTGGAAGGTGCGCGCCATGCCCAGGCGCGCGAAGGCGCGCGAGGGGCGGCGCAGCATGGCCTGGTCCACCAGGCGCACCTCGCCCTCGGTGGCGTCGTCCACACCCGAGATCATGTTGAAGAAGGTGCTCTTGCCGGCGCCGTTGGGGCCGATCAGCGCGTGCACCTCGCCGGCCTTCACGTCCATGGAAACATTGTTGTTGGCGACCAGGCCGCCGAAGCGCTTGGTCACGTTGCGTGCCTGCAACAGCACCGTGCCGGGCGCGGGCAAGGTACGCTGGCCCAGCTGTGCAGCCTCGCGCACCGCGCGCGGCGCCTCGCGGCGCAGCCAGCGCTCGCCCAGGCGGTTCAGCGTGGGCCACAGGCCGTCGGCAAAGCGCTGCAGCACGAAGACCATGAGCAGTCCGAAGACGATGACCTCGAAATTGCCGCTGGTGCCCAGCAGCGAGGGCAGCACGTCCTGCAGCTTTTCCTTGAGCAGGGTGATGAGGGTGGCGCCCAGCACCGCGCCGCAGAGGTGGCCGGCGCCGCCGACCACGGCCA from Acidovorax sp. A79 includes the following:
- a CDS encoding DUF2062 domain-containing protein codes for the protein MELIRVVMQMLCTLRRWLRGLEPRARVHLDRGWLARLRPWLERRELFRFQRQPLARGVAAGMFCGLIPGPLQIPGTLLVCAWLRGNVVAGGVATFYTNPFTTVPLYALAFYLGALVMPGTQTLPPWSSVAPGGDFSVQAMAAWIQALGTPLLVGLPTLGLLLAALGYAVVQVLWLAPALQRKRRLARCRSAAA
- a CDS encoding TerC family protein; amino-acid sequence: METIGTWWMWAGFAVFVVVAIGIDLLVMERQGAHKVTMKEAVRWSLLWFSLAFVFVGILWWYLDGSQGREVANTVSMQFITGYLVEKSLSVDNIFVFLMLFSYFAVPPQYQKRALIIGIIGAIVLRTLLILAGAWLLATFHWLLYVFGAFLVVTGAKMWFAAGQEPDIATNPVLRLLKKRIRITDQFDGEKLSTLVQGVKHYTPLFVVLVLIGTTDIIFAVDSIPAIFAITSDPFIVLTANIFAILGLRALYFLLADLADRFHLLAYGLALVLVFIGGKMLLIDLVKIPIGYALLVTASLIAGSIFLSLRNSAPGAHKPLASPSKD
- a CDS encoding LysR family transcriptional regulator, which encodes MSQSFNYRHLYYFWVVAKEGGIARAAERLDMAVQTISAQVRSLEQALGTSLLRTEGRSLVLTEAGVAALHEADHIFALGEQLTHRVREAASGQTLRLNLGISDGIAKLAMHRLLTPVLDEPHLRLLCHEGEFQPLLGELALHKLDAVLADRAAPPNPALKTTSQLLGTSAVAWYAPPVWAEAAARQFPQSLAVVPVLLPTDHAAMRARLDHWLERERIRPRIAGEFEDSALLSTFAATGMGVMPAPVTVGAHLLKTHGLVQVGTTPDVQEQFHLIYNARKVMHPLLTRLLEASEGGALLNS
- a CDS encoding ABC transporter substrate-binding protein; amino-acid sequence: MKTGVRPGLARREFLRSGGALAAGLAGTAWAQDSAGVTDSEIVIGQSCQLSGPLAALTSEVRQGAALYFDHVNASGGVRGRKIRVVALDDAYDPKKAAENTKKLIDEDKVLALFQYAGTPPALAALPIAEERGVPFIAPFTGSDGLRQASSRYVFNIKAGYATELDATVKQLASVGIARIAAVYLNNPFGTGGLASVEKSVKNHKVELVAQAPLEVDGSKMADAVASVAKTTPQAIIVISAGKPSVDFVDAYLAAGHRSTFYMLSVISNAQLVKALGERARGVVVSQVVPSPWNQSMPISREFQTLAKAKGITEYTFSQMEGFISARFLVEALQRAGAKPTRAGLVQAMESMKSVNLGGYPVELSATQHSSGKFVDLLMMGRDGRFTK
- a CDS encoding ABC transporter ATP-binding protein, coding for MTALLQLQDLSVSYGQVEAVHQVRLDVNEGEIVTVIGPNGAGKTTLLCAAMGLLPATGSITLAGERIARPSVEAMVARGVALVPEKRELFGEMSVEDNLLLGGFSRWRKGQRDQAQRMEEVFGIFPRLRERRPQLASTLSGGERQMLAIGRALMARPRLLMLDEPSLGLAPLIVREVLQVVSSLRAHGVSVLLVEQNARAALRVADRAYVLEMGAVALTGAAQDLLNDRRIIDTYLGMGGSAHAQAEAATH
- a CDS encoding ATP-binding cassette domain-containing protein, with translation MSTPVKTNMAAGTHDAGTSRGIATRTQLTLAAVALLALCWGFLPDFTVVMLSYIGLYAIVAAGLVMLTGVGGMTSFGQAAFVGVGAYATAWICTAPASVQALSGLVGMAGLPWVGLVLGLVITFAVAWGLGSVTLKLSGHYLPLCTIAWGLSLYYLFGNMEFLGGQTGITGVPPLVVAGFSLASPRAIGVLIWAVLLVSLWLLHNLLDSREGRAIRALKGGRVMAESMGVDTAHYRIKLFVLAALLAAISGWLYAHLQRFVSPTPFNLNIGIEYLFMAVVGGAGHLCGAVLGATLITLLKEKLQDVLPSLLGTSGNFEVIVFGLLMVFVLQRFADGLWPTLNRLGERWLRREAPRAVREAAQLGQRTLPAPGTVLLQARNVTKRFGGLVANNNVSMDVKAGEVHALIGPNGAGKSTFFNMISGVDDATEGEVRLVDQAMLRRPSRAFARLGMARTFQHVRLLGQRSVVENVALGAHQRAHRGWIASMLRLDRAEEAALLAEARRQIERCGLGAHADAPAASLALGQQRIVEIARALAGQPAILLLDEPAAGLRHLEKKALADLLRQLRAEGLGILVVEHDMEFVMNLADRITVLEFGTVIAEGTPAQVQSNQRVLDAYLGGADDDLPAAATEGATA